A DNA window from Balneolaceae bacterium contains the following coding sequences:
- a CDS encoding BamA/TamA family outer membrane protein produces the protein MDYSGSSTFDGRLRYALGNSQLRYFTESYGDTTLAELLSRRQTRLGVLPVHDFGESLQATIGKSYSEFYDDWRKHVNIYYNTLAGGMGRLDSLERVDRIPGTWIRDLAVSPMGDAAVLSVPSDRRPVPRLYLVPADSTQPVRALAEGAVSPDLAWSPDGRILAYSRTVRGEHGSQRPDLFLYDLEADEERRLTHRGRLGWPAFGPEGDSLVYVAGENGTANIWLRRMSDGTEERLTDYTGDVQIVHLAWNRPRNELVYHLFDADGSRRLVVREVATGRTRTIGEGEADNRRPVISPSGREMAFTSLRDEVPNVFVYDFESGQTRRVTDQFTGAEAVAWLAPDSSHSEGRIWVKGTESMSREAIWEVHASATSPEPPLPGSLPNSSWRGQLPPEIIPWEVEEDAALVTGRRDYNALANLTHGVTFGLPWYENPGDFGLMGFTSFTEPLGKHLLVGGGYLSLADPLDGTRGVVSYVNNTLQPTLDFSVYRTPAAARWYQGDFLVEEHAGGEVSATWPLNLTWKSYHSSALNLRLRYVQTDPLRAGRWDVAPPVLAEQADLRLGWAWKHQRPWEGNGIHPLDGTGVKFTLLGAAGVLGGDTSYLQPDLSAYAVLPALGMHRLFVYGRYTGQYGDALPQNYVGFSRYDQIQFPLPDEVGFLFENHVERVRGYREFVAGKHVAFGSLEYRVPLMGSLNTQVLGFIGMGQTTLSLFADAGKVWEPWMGSQTARLGLGAEVKNRLRLGPLRFTHAVGVGQPYDHLLGDSVYDLYYRVRAALPF, from the coding sequence ATGGACTACAGCGGCTCGTCCACCTTCGACGGGCGGCTGCGCTACGCCCTGGGCAACTCGCAATTGCGATACTTTACGGAGTCCTACGGGGACACCACGCTGGCGGAGCTGCTCTCCAGAAGGCAGACGCGGCTGGGCGTTCTGCCGGTGCACGACTTCGGGGAATCCCTGCAGGCCACCATCGGCAAGAGCTACAGCGAATTTTACGACGACTGGCGCAAGCACGTGAACATCTACTACAACACCCTGGCCGGGGGCATGGGACGCCTCGACTCCCTGGAGCGGGTGGACCGCATCCCGGGCACGTGGATCCGCGACCTGGCGGTAAGTCCAATGGGCGATGCCGCCGTGCTTTCGGTGCCGTCGGACCGCCGCCCCGTGCCGCGGCTCTACCTGGTGCCGGCCGATTCCACGCAGCCGGTGCGCGCCCTGGCGGAGGGCGCCGTGTCGCCGGACCTCGCCTGGAGTCCCGATGGACGCATCCTGGCCTACAGCCGCACGGTGCGGGGCGAGCATGGTTCCCAGCGGCCGGATCTTTTCCTGTACGATTTGGAAGCGGATGAAGAGCGCAGGCTCACCCACAGGGGACGTCTTGGCTGGCCGGCCTTCGGGCCGGAGGGTGACAGCCTCGTCTACGTGGCCGGCGAAAACGGCACGGCCAACATCTGGCTGCGGCGCATGTCGGACGGGACGGAGGAGCGGCTGACCGACTATACCGGGGACGTGCAGATCGTGCACCTGGCCTGGAACCGTCCCCGCAACGAGCTGGTTTACCACCTGTTTGATGCCGACGGCAGCCGCCGCCTGGTGGTGCGGGAGGTGGCCACCGGACGCACGCGTACGATAGGGGAGGGGGAAGCGGACAACCGCCGTCCGGTGATCAGTCCCTCGGGCCGTGAGATGGCCTTCACCTCCCTGCGCGACGAGGTGCCCAATGTTTTCGTGTACGATTTTGAGAGCGGACAGACCCGGCGGGTGACCGATCAGTTTACGGGGGCGGAGGCCGTGGCCTGGCTGGCGCCCGATTCGTCCCACAGCGAGGGACGCATCTGGGTGAAGGGCACGGAATCGATGAGCCGCGAGGCGATCTGGGAGGTGCACGCTTCGGCGACCTCACCCGAGCCTCCATTGCCGGGCAGCCTGCCCAACAGCTCCTGGCGCGGTCAGCTTCCCCCGGAGATCATTCCCTGGGAGGTGGAGGAGGACGCGGCCCTGGTGACCGGGCGGCGCGACTACAACGCCCTGGCCAACCTCACCCACGGGGTCACCTTCGGGCTGCCCTGGTACGAGAATCCCGGCGATTTCGGGCTGATGGGCTTCACGTCGTTTACGGAGCCGTTGGGCAAGCACCTGCTGGTGGGCGGGGGCTACCTCTCGCTGGCCGATCCGCTGGACGGCACCCGCGGGGTGGTCTCCTACGTGAACAACACCCTGCAGCCCACGCTCGATTTTTCGGTCTACCGCACCCCGGCCGCCGCGCGCTGGTACCAGGGGGACTTCCTGGTGGAGGAGCATGCCGGCGGGGAGGTCTCGGCCACCTGGCCGCTGAACCTCACCTGGAAAAGCTACCACAGCTCGGCGCTCAATCTGCGGCTGCGTTATGTTCAAACCGATCCCCTGCGGGCGGGGCGCTGGGACGTGGCCCCGCCCGTGTTGGCCGAGCAGGCTGACCTTCGGCTGGGCTGGGCCTGGAAACACCAGCGGCCGTGGGAGGGCAACGGCATTCATCCGCTCGACGGCACGGGCGTCAAGTTCACCCTCCTCGGCGCCGCCGGGGTGCTGGGCGGAGACACCTCCTACCTGCAGCCCGACCTGAGCGCCTATGCCGTGCTGCCGGCCCTGGGCATGCACCGGCTGTTTGTCTACGGGAGATATACGGGACAGTATGGAGACGCCCTTCCGCAGAATTATGTAGGCTTTTCTCGCTATGACCAGATTCAGTTTCCACTGCCGGACGAGGTGGGTTTCCTTTTTGAGAACCACGTGGAGCGGGTGCGCGGCTACCGGGAGTTTGTGGCTGGGAAGCATGTGGCCTTCGGCTCGCTGGAGTACCGCGTGCCCCTGATGGGCTCGCTGAATACGCAGGTGCTGGGTTTTATTGGAATGGGACAAACGACGCTGTCGCTTTTTGCCGACGCGGGCAAGGTATGGGAGCCCTGGATGGGCAGTCAGACGGCGCGTCTGGGGCTGGGCGCCGAGGTGAAAAACCGCCTGCGGCTGGGTCCATTGCGGTTCACCCACGCCGTGGGCGTCGGCCAGCCCTACGATCACCTGCTGGGCGACTCGGTTTACGACCTGTACTACCGGGTGCGAGCGGCATTGCCTTTTTAA
- a CDS encoding LLM class flavin-dependent oxidoreductase: protein MKSKDIRYSVLDLAVITEGQSPADAIHNSRDMARHAEEMGYTRFWMAEHHNMENIASSATSVLLGYVAEATDSIRLGSGGVMLPNHSPLIIAEQFGTLATLYPDRIDLGLGRAPGTDPTTANAIRPDRMQQVRQFPQNVRKLQHYFSADNRSAEVRAIPGEGTEVPIWILGSSTDSAHLAAALGLPYSFASHFSPGEFHAALNVYRESFEPSTQLDEPYVMPCINVVAADTDEQAQYLATSLKQMFMGVVTGNRDPMPPPVDDMNRVWNLRERMAVEQMLKYTFIGSKETIKGELKAFLGESEADEVMIASYIYDHKERIKSHRIFAEIMQELP, encoded by the coding sequence ATGAAATCTAAAGACATTCGCTATTCGGTACTGGATCTGGCGGTCATCACCGAAGGGCAGTCGCCCGCCGATGCCATCCACAACAGCCGTGACATGGCCCGGCACGCAGAAGAAATGGGGTATACCCGTTTCTGGATGGCCGAACATCACAACATGGAAAATATTGCCAGTTCGGCCACCTCGGTATTGCTGGGATATGTGGCCGAAGCCACCGATTCGATCCGGCTCGGCTCGGGCGGCGTGATGTTGCCGAATCACTCTCCGCTCATTATTGCTGAGCAATTCGGTACGCTGGCCACGCTCTATCCCGACCGGATCGACCTGGGACTTGGCCGAGCCCCCGGCACCGATCCAACGACGGCTAATGCCATCCGTCCCGACCGCATGCAGCAGGTGCGCCAATTTCCACAGAACGTCAGAAAGTTACAGCACTATTTTTCTGCCGATAACCGTTCGGCCGAAGTCCGCGCCATCCCCGGGGAAGGCACTGAAGTTCCGATCTGGATTTTGGGATCGAGCACCGACAGCGCTCACCTGGCCGCCGCACTGGGACTCCCCTACTCTTTTGCGAGCCATTTTTCACCCGGAGAGTTCCATGCGGCCCTGAACGTCTATCGAGAATCGTTTGAACCCTCCACGCAATTGGATGAGCCGTATGTCATGCCGTGCATCAATGTAGTTGCCGCCGATACCGATGAGCAGGCCCAATACCTGGCTACCTCGCTGAAGCAGATGTTTATGGGTGTGGTTACCGGCAATCGCGACCCCATGCCGCCGCCTGTTGACGACATGAACAGGGTTTGGAATCTACGCGAGCGGATGGCGGTGGAGCAGATGCTCAAATACACCTTTATTGGCAGTAAAGAGACGATTAAAGGTGAGCTGAAAGCGTTTTTAGGGGAGTCGGAGGCCGATGAAGTTATGATCGCCTCCTACATTTATGACCACAAGGAGCGCATAAAGTCGCATCGGATATTTGCAGAAATTATGCAGGAGTTGCCATAA
- a CDS encoding Fic family protein has protein sequence MPDSNRFKENITVFRNYTLPETGMKLAGYSALISRYGLVVPLPETMSAVSEKHRSYKEGKWQVYKTVQEPDPSLYGHLVFALKYEALDLLVLKKLFETVDKDEIETIVKDQPTGQYSRRIWFFYEWLTGGKLELADVKRGNYVDALDPELQYPGSRQRSKRHRVWDNLPGNSDFCPLVRRTKMIEQFRGEELAQKAEEVIGEVHPDMLSRAAAFLLLKDSKASFAIEGESPPENRVRRWGKAIGQAGQTDLTKDELLRLQELVIEDDRFVEMGWREEGGFVGVHNRVTGKPLPDHISARWQDVLLLVEGLLDANSSLVDSDYDPVLAAALIAFGFVFIHPFADGNGRVHRYIIHHVLAQKDFAPKGLVFPVSAVIFDRMDKYKEVLESWSKPRLDFIEWQATPDGNVEVLNDTIDLYRYFDATRQAEFLYECVDETVRNILPEEVRYLEGHDKLRKVITEHFDMPDKKMENLIGFLRQNEGQLSKRARTREFKALTEKEVAMLEETYRKAFRS, from the coding sequence ATGCCTGATAGTAATCGTTTTAAAGAAAATATAACGGTTTTTAGGAATTATACCCTCCCTGAAACCGGTATGAAGCTGGCTGGATACAGTGCCTTGATTTCTCGATATGGACTGGTGGTGCCCTTGCCGGAAACGATGTCGGCGGTTAGCGAGAAGCACAGAAGCTACAAGGAAGGCAAGTGGCAGGTATACAAAACGGTACAGGAACCCGATCCTTCGTTGTATGGCCATCTCGTATTTGCTCTGAAATACGAGGCATTGGATCTTCTTGTTTTAAAAAAGCTGTTCGAAACGGTTGATAAGGATGAGATTGAAACGATTGTCAAAGATCAGCCAACAGGTCAGTACAGCAGGCGTATATGGTTTTTTTATGAGTGGCTGACAGGTGGGAAGCTTGAGCTGGCTGATGTCAAAAGGGGCAATTATGTAGATGCGCTTGATCCCGAATTGCAATATCCCGGATCCAGGCAACGATCCAAGCGACACAGGGTCTGGGATAACCTGCCAGGGAACAGTGATTTCTGTCCCCTGGTCCGGCGGACAAAAATGATCGAGCAGTTTCGTGGTGAAGAATTAGCACAGAAGGCTGAAGAGGTAATCGGGGAGGTGCACCCGGATATGTTATCCAGGGCAGCGGCCTTTCTGTTGCTGAAAGACTCCAAGGCATCGTTTGCCATTGAGGGTGAATCGCCCCCTGAAAATCGTGTCCGGCGGTGGGGGAAGGCTATCGGTCAGGCCGGCCAGACTGATCTCACAAAAGATGAGCTCTTGCGTCTTCAGGAGTTGGTTATTGAAGACGATCGGTTTGTAGAAATGGGCTGGCGAGAAGAGGGAGGATTTGTCGGTGTTCATAATCGCGTGACGGGCAAGCCACTCCCGGATCACATTTCTGCCCGATGGCAGGATGTTCTCCTGTTGGTTGAAGGCCTCCTGGATGCTAATTCATCACTTGTCGACAGTGACTATGATCCTGTTCTGGCAGCCGCGCTCATTGCCTTTGGCTTTGTATTTATCCATCCCTTCGCCGATGGTAATGGCCGCGTGCATCGATATATCATTCACCATGTTCTGGCCCAAAAGGATTTCGCCCCCAAGGGGCTGGTCTTTCCTGTATCAGCGGTAATCTTTGACCGTATGGACAAGTATAAAGAGGTGTTGGAATCCTGGTCCAAACCCCGTCTTGATTTCATTGAATGGCAGGCAACTCCGGACGGTAATGTAGAGGTGCTGAATGATACGATTGATCTCTACCGCTATTTTGATGCGACCAGGCAAGCGGAGTTTCTGTATGAATGTGTTGACGAAACGGTACGGAATATCTTGCCTGAGGAAGTCAGGTATCTTGAAGGCCATGACAAGCTCAGAAAGGTTATAACCGAGCATTTTGATATGCCGGACAAAAAGATGGAAAACCTTATCGGTTTTCTGCGGCAAAACGAGGGTCAACTGTCAAAACGTGCCCGGACCAGGGAGTTTAAAGCGTTGACGGAGAAAGAAGTGGCCATGTTGGAGGAGACCTATCGAAAGGCGTTCAGGAGCTGA
- a CDS encoding PAS domain S-box protein, producing MDVQSIDFLFEENPNPMWIYDPSDLSIKQANQAASELYGYSMEELESLTIADLRPESEIPKLKEELAKKADAFNNAGLWQHRKKNGDPLFVRVLSHPVSEGDRTYKLVTVHDATNEVQYQRELGMMLENSLDGIMLSRPDGRILRANKAACSILDMTEEEIIQKGREGIVHKDEMFEKALQKRKKTGSYSGELTFLHRSGRKLTVDLSTSVYANLQGEKRTSIVFRDVTGRRETEQQLKESLNRFHYATKATYDAIWDWDLRSDYIHWGEGFENLFGHDLESLPEDSSSWTNHIHHDDREWVYDSIREAIEGDHSRWFEEYRYRKADGSYRMVEDRGYIIRDEDGEAVRMIGAMRDVTERRDLEKLLDQAYSLARIGAWEVDMKNGQLYWSSITRRLHEVESDFEPDLDQGINFYKEGESRETIRKLWNRAIEEGTPWDVELQIVTAKGNVRWVRTKGEPVMVDGQCRRVYGIFQDINERRQAREKMLEALQERERILERITVAFFAVDENWTVTYWNNQAEEIIGVSREEVLNQNLWEQFPEAKELAFFKEYERALKEQTPTSFEEYYPPLNVWLEVNSYPSPDGLSVFFRDITDRKQDQLDLEKAYREKETILESIGDGFFTVNEEWTVTYWNSAAEHLLKTPKDIILGKNLWDIFNDASDRPSYANYHKAMDEGEPVEFRDYYEALDRWFDVSAYPAEEGISVYFKDITEQKQREAQLQESLKEKETLLAEVHHRVKNNLAVVSGMMQLQAFGEEDDTVRSKLHDSVGRIKTMALIHELLYQSESFSRLDSSENIEKLVEEIARSHGPSVELDVEFELQKVELNINQAMPVCLIVNEVVTNIYKHAFEAGDSGMLRVSTGTGTSASTDQTFRLEITDDGKGLPDDFPESAENGSLGLQLIDTLAEQLDAEYRYRSGGGEDGEDGETVFSLTFEKTDVRGPSATGVL from the coding sequence ATGGATGTGCAATCGATTGACTTTCTATTTGAGGAGAATCCCAATCCGATGTGGATCTACGATCCCTCCGACCTCTCCATCAAGCAGGCCAACCAGGCCGCCAGCGAACTCTACGGCTACTCGATGGAAGAGCTGGAATCCCTGACCATCGCCGACCTGCGACCCGAAAGCGAGATCCCCAAACTCAAGGAAGAGCTGGCCAAAAAGGCCGATGCCTTCAACAACGCCGGCCTCTGGCAGCACCGGAAAAAGAACGGGGACCCCCTTTTCGTCCGCGTGCTTTCGCACCCCGTCTCGGAAGGCGACCGCACCTACAAGCTGGTCACCGTCCACGACGCCACCAACGAGGTGCAGTACCAGCGGGAGCTGGGCATGATGCTGGAGAACAGCCTGGACGGGATCATGCTTTCACGTCCCGACGGGCGCATCCTACGGGCCAACAAGGCAGCCTGTAGCATCCTGGACATGACGGAGGAGGAGATCATCCAAAAAGGTCGTGAGGGGATCGTCCACAAGGACGAAATGTTCGAAAAGGCCCTGCAAAAGCGGAAAAAGACAGGCTCCTATTCCGGCGAACTCACCTTCCTTCACCGCTCTGGTCGGAAGTTAACGGTGGACCTGAGTACCTCCGTCTATGCCAACCTGCAGGGCGAAAAGCGCACCAGCATCGTATTTCGGGACGTCACCGGGCGCCGGGAAACCGAGCAGCAGCTCAAGGAGAGCCTCAATCGCTTTCACTACGCCACCAAGGCCACCTACGACGCCATATGGGACTGGGACCTGCGCAGCGATTACATTCACTGGGGAGAGGGCTTTGAAAACCTCTTCGGCCATGACCTGGAGAGCCTGCCGGAAGACTCCAGCTCATGGACCAACCACATCCACCACGACGACCGAGAGTGGGTGTACGACAGCATTCGGGAGGCCATCGAGGGTGACCACAGCCGCTGGTTTGAGGAGTACCGCTACCGGAAAGCCGACGGCAGCTACCGCATGGTGGAAGACCGCGGCTACATCATCCGTGATGAGGATGGCGAAGCTGTACGCATGATCGGTGCCATGCGCGACGTGACCGAGCGCCGGGATCTGGAAAAGCTGCTGGACCAGGCCTACTCGCTGGCCCGTATTGGCGCCTGGGAGGTAGACATGAAAAACGGCCAGCTCTACTGGTCGTCCATTACCCGGCGCCTGCACGAAGTGGAGTCCGATTTTGAACCTGACCTGGATCAGGGAATTAACTTTTACAAGGAGGGGGAGAGCCGGGAGACCATCCGCAAGCTCTGGAACAGGGCGATCGAGGAGGGTACGCCCTGGGACGTGGAGCTGCAAATCGTCACCGCCAAGGGGAACGTGCGATGGGTGCGAACCAAAGGCGAGCCCGTGATGGTGGACGGGCAGTGCCGGCGGGTCTACGGCATCTTCCAGGATATCAACGAGCGCAGGCAGGCCCGCGAAAAGATGCTGGAGGCCCTGCAGGAACGGGAGCGCATCCTCGAGCGCATCACCGTGGCCTTCTTTGCCGTCGACGAAAACTGGACCGTCACCTACTGGAACAACCAGGCCGAGGAGATCATCGGGGTCAGCCGCGAGGAGGTATTGAACCAGAACCTGTGGGAGCAATTCCCGGAGGCAAAGGAACTTGCCTTTTTTAAAGAGTACGAGCGCGCGCTCAAGGAGCAGACTCCCACCTCCTTCGAGGAGTACTATCCTCCCCTGAATGTATGGCTGGAAGTCAACAGCTATCCCTCGCCCGACGGACTGAGCGTGTTTTTCCGCGATATTACCGACCGCAAACAAGACCAGCTTGACCTGGAAAAAGCCTACCGGGAGAAGGAGACCATCCTGGAGAGCATCGGTGATGGCTTCTTTACGGTCAACGAGGAGTGGACCGTCACCTACTGGAACAGCGCGGCCGAGCACCTGCTGAAAACGCCCAAGGATATTATTTTGGGCAAAAACCTCTGGGATATATTCAACGACGCCTCCGACCGCCCCTCCTACGCCAACTACCACAAGGCCATGGATGAGGGCGAGCCGGTGGAATTCAGGGATTACTACGAGGCCCTGGACCGCTGGTTCGACGTCAGCGCCTACCCCGCCGAGGAGGGCATCTCTGTCTACTTCAAGGACATCACCGAACAGAAACAGCGGGAGGCCCAGCTCCAGGAATCCCTCAAGGAGAAGGAGACGCTGCTCGCCGAAGTGCACCACCGCGTCAAAAACAACCTGGCCGTGGTCTCCGGCATGATGCAGCTGCAGGCCTTCGGGGAGGAAGACGATACTGTCCGATCGAAGCTGCACGACAGCGTGGGCCGCATCAAGACCATGGCCCTCATCCACGAGCTGCTCTACCAGTCGGAGAGCTTCTCCCGGCTGGACTCTTCCGAGAACATCGAAAAATTGGTGGAGGAGATCGCCCGCTCCCACGGGCCCTCCGTCGAGCTGGACGTCGAGTTTGAACTGCAGAAGGTGGAACTCAATATCAACCAGGCCATGCCCGTCTGCCTCATCGTCAACGAGGTGGTCACCAACATCTACAAACACGCCTTCGAGGCGGGCGACAGTGGAATGCTGCGGGTGTCAACCGGGACCGGTACCAGTGCCAGTACCGACCAGACCTTCCGGCTTGAAATTACAGACGACGGGAAGGGTCTGCCGGACGATTTCCCGGAATCCGCCGAAAACGGCTCCCTCGGCCTCCAGCTCATCGACACCCTCGCCGAGCAGCTGGATGCGGAGTACCGCTACCGATCCGGCGGCGGCGAGGACGGCGAGGACGGCGAAACGGTCTTTTCGCTTACCTTCGAAAAAACGGACGTCAGGGGGCCTTCGGCGACAGGGGTGTTGTAG
- a CDS encoding helix-turn-helix domain-containing protein, which yields MATDTLKYTVIQSEEQYEEYCQILEKLVFGEEYADRRDEIELLTLLIENWDEKQRQSPELDPVELLESLMEDHGLNQTELAKISGVGKSYISEILNYKKRMSKKVIRNLANHFKIRQEALNKTYPLKQA from the coding sequence ATGGCAACGGATACCCTGAAATATACCGTCATTCAATCTGAAGAGCAGTACGAGGAATATTGCCAGATACTAGAAAAGCTGGTCTTCGGGGAAGAGTATGCAGATCGCCGGGATGAGATTGAACTTCTAACCCTGCTGATTGAAAACTGGGACGAAAAACAACGTCAGTCTCCGGAGCTTGATCCGGTGGAACTTCTGGAGTCTCTTATGGAAGATCACGGATTGAACCAGACAGAACTTGCCAAGATTTCCGGCGTGGGGAAAAGCTATATATCCGAGATTCTGAATTACAAAAAGCGAATGTCGAAGAAGGTAATCAGGAATCTCGCCAATCACTTCAAAATCCGGCAGGAAGCCTTGAATAAAACGTATCCGCTGAAACAGGCCTGA
- a CDS encoding Fic family protein: MDSFKAGKYLQRDHYRSFEPNAINRQWQIRDMKVMSLLSRADRQLGRLDMYSEYVPNIDLFISAHVAKEATKSSKIEGTQTRMEEAFMDEEHISPEKRDDWEEVQNYIKAMNRAITELEHLPVSTRLIRETHRVLMQGVRGERKQPGEFRSSQNWIGGATLDDALFVPPLHQNIPDLMSDLEQFIHNQEIDIPDLIKIAIVHYQFETIHPFLDGNGRVGRLLITLYLVSRNILKKPMLYLSDFLERNRTTYFNNLMRVRERDDMGQWIKFFLAGVIETAESGIATLDGILQLKDEVDRKLQTLGSRAGNAQKVVHRLFQRPVVTADQVGEAADVSKPTAYTLITSLEDLGILDEITGNERNRVYLFREYMELFTSKRDS, encoded by the coding sequence ATGGACTCATTTAAAGCTGGTAAATATCTACAAAGGGACCATTACCGGAGTTTTGAGCCCAATGCCATCAATAGGCAGTGGCAGATAAGGGATATGAAGGTAATGAGTTTGTTGAGCCGGGCGGACAGGCAGCTTGGTCGCCTTGACATGTACTCCGAGTACGTTCCCAATATCGATCTGTTCATAAGTGCCCACGTAGCAAAGGAGGCTACAAAGAGCAGCAAGATTGAGGGCACCCAGACGAGGATGGAAGAAGCCTTTATGGACGAGGAACATATTTCCCCGGAAAAGCGGGACGATTGGGAGGAGGTACAGAATTATATAAAAGCCATGAACAGGGCGATCACAGAGCTTGAGCACCTTCCTGTTTCCACCAGGCTGATCCGGGAGACGCATCGAGTCTTAATGCAGGGTGTCCGAGGTGAGCGCAAGCAGCCGGGAGAATTCCGCAGCTCTCAAAATTGGATTGGGGGTGCTACATTGGACGATGCCCTTTTTGTTCCACCGCTGCATCAGAATATTCCTGATCTGATGAGCGATTTGGAGCAATTTATTCATAACCAGGAAATCGATATTCCCGATCTTATCAAAATTGCGATCGTACATTACCAGTTCGAAACCATACACCCTTTTCTGGACGGGAATGGCCGGGTTGGGCGATTGCTTATCACACTCTATCTGGTCAGCAGGAATATTCTGAAAAAACCCATGCTGTATCTATCGGATTTTCTTGAGCGAAATCGAACGACCTATTTTAATAATTTGATGAGAGTCCGTGAAAGAGATGATATGGGCCAATGGATCAAGTTCTTTCTTGCCGGGGTCATTGAAACAGCCGAAAGTGGGATCGCTACCCTTGACGGTATTTTGCAACTTAAGGATGAGGTGGACAGGAAGTTGCAAACATTAGGTAGCAGGGCAGGCAATGCACAAAAAGTCGTTCACCGACTTTTCCAACGACCCGTTGTTACGGCCGACCAGGTGGGTGAGGCGGCCGACGTATCTAAGCCTACGGCTTATACGCTGATCACTTCCCTCGAGGATCTGGGAATTCTTGATGAGATTACCGGCAATGAGCGAAATAGGGTCTATCTCTTCAGGGAGTATATGGAGCTTTTTACGTCCAAAAGAGATTCATAA
- a CDS encoding short chain dehydrogenase: MKILLIGGTGTLGTTVAKRLESDHELISVGHTSGDLQTDISDPEAIKNLFEEVGKVDAVVVTTGSAPMKPLKEMTNDDFLEGVESKMMGQINVALTAMDYLNKGGSITLTSGILSDDPIPQGTILSTVNSAVNGFVAGSNGEFNRQNIRINVVSPGLVEDSAEALGDYFPGHHPVAMERVATAYEKSVLGLVSGEIIKVW; encoded by the coding sequence ATGAAAATTTTACTTATTGGCGGAACGGGAACGCTTGGCACTACGGTAGCAAAACGACTCGAAAGCGATCACGAACTTATCTCCGTGGGCCATACTTCCGGGGATCTACAAACGGACATCAGCGACCCTGAAGCCATCAAAAATCTATTCGAGGAAGTCGGCAAGGTCGATGCCGTCGTAGTAACTACGGGATCGGCGCCCATGAAACCTTTAAAAGAAATGACAAACGACGACTTCCTGGAGGGGGTAGAGAGCAAGATGATGGGACAAATTAATGTGGCCCTCACCGCTATGGATTATTTGAATAAGGGAGGCAGCATTACGCTTACCAGCGGTATTTTGTCTGACGATCCCATCCCACAGGGGACCATTTTGTCGACCGTAAACAGCGCCGTCAATGGTTTTGTGGCCGGATCCAACGGAGAATTTAACCGCCAAAATATTCGCATCAATGTTGTAAGTCCCGGCTTGGTTGAGGATTCGGCAGAAGCCCTTGGCGACTACTTTCCCGGACATCATCCGGTGGCCATGGAGCGCGTGGCAACAGCCTACGAAAAAAGTGTGTTGGGACTTGTATCCGGTGAAATCATCAAGGTTTGGTAA
- a CDS encoding acyl-CoA desaturase translates to MVVKTVILLTVFYGSYALIISGQLSLNAMWFLCFMMGIGMAGIGFSISHDALHGAYSSNKTVNRMLGFTFDLMGANGYIWKITHNIIHHTYTNIHGHDEDLEVAGFIRLSPHDEYKPIHRAQHILAFLAYSLASFFWVFIKDYKYFLQKDLGPYKDKTHPVSEWIILFVTKAIYYTYMLVLPMVLLDIAWWQLAIGFVTLHLTAGTILGIIFQLAHVVEETEHPEPDEDNMIDEHWMIHEMVTTNNFARENKALCWFVGGLNFQIEHHLFPRVCSVHYPEISYIVEDTAKEFGIPYNHHETFFEAVASHYRTLKKFGDPDFSYPEDWATTG, encoded by the coding sequence ATGGTCGTCAAAACAGTGATCCTGCTCACTGTTTTCTACGGCTCCTATGCCCTGATCATATCCGGGCAGCTGTCGCTCAACGCCATGTGGTTCCTGTGCTTTATGATGGGGATCGGCATGGCCGGCATAGGCTTCTCCATCTCCCATGATGCCCTCCACGGGGCCTACTCCTCCAACAAGACCGTGAACCGGATGCTGGGCTTTACCTTTGACCTGATGGGGGCCAACGGGTATATCTGGAAAATCACCCACAACATCATCCACCACACCTACACCAACATCCATGGCCACGACGAAGATCTGGAGGTGGCGGGCTTCATACGCCTCTCCCCCCATGACGAGTACAAACCCATCCACCGCGCGCAGCATATCCTGGCCTTTTTAGCCTACAGCCTGGCCTCCTTCTTCTGGGTGTTCATCAAAGACTACAAGTACTTCCTGCAGAAGGACCTGGGGCCCTACAAGGACAAGACCCACCCGGTCAGCGAATGGATCATCCTCTTCGTGACCAAGGCCATCTACTACACCTACATGCTGGTGCTGCCCATGGTATTGCTGGACATTGCCTGGTGGCAGCTGGCCATCGGATTTGTCACCCTCCACCTCACGGCCGGCACCATTCTGGGCATTATCTTCCAGCTGGCCCACGTCGTCGAGGAAACCGAGCATCCGGAGCCCGACGAGGATAACATGATCGATGAGCACTGGATGATTCACGAAATGGTGACCACCAACAACTTCGCACGCGAAAACAAGGCCCTGTGCTGGTTCGTCGGGGGACTCAATTTCCAGATCGAGCACCACCTCTTCCCCAGGGTCTGCAGCGTCCACTACCCCGAAATAAGCTATATCGTCGAGGACACAGCCAAGGAATTCGGCATCCCCTACAACCACCACGAAACCTTCTTCGAAGCGGTCGCATCCCACTACCGCACGCTCAAGAAGTTCGGGGACCCGGATTTTTCCTATCCGGAGGACTGGGCAACGACGGGATAG